The genomic stretch CAACGACGGATGAGTGGCTGACGCCAAAGGAGATCTGCAGTCTGTTGCAAATCCCGGAACAGACGTTTTACCAGTGGCGAGCCAAAGGGGTGGGACCGCATGCATACCGGATCGGCCGGCACTTGCGCGTCACACGGCAGGATCTGAATGCGTGGCTCGCCCAGCGTTCGGAATCCTAACCGCACAGAACAGGTCATTCAACGATGAGCAGACAACCGCTGCCCCTCGGCGCATGGGGAACCATCCACACCAAACGGTCTCCAGCCAATACTTGGCTGGCGGAATCCCGCTACCGTGACATGGACGGAAAAGTCCGACGGGTGGAGGCACGGGGCCCATCCGCGGCCGCCGCCCGCCGGGCATTGCAACAAAAGCTCGCCAACCGCAAGACGCCGCGCTTCGGTTTGATCACCCGTACCGACAAGATCGACCGCCTCATTGAGATATTTCTTGTGGACCTGGAGGCGTCCGACAGGGCTGCACGCACCAAGGACAAATACGTCTATATGGTGAACAAGCACATCTCCCCCAAGATCGGCTCGATCAGAGTAGGAGAGGCAACCTCTGGTCTTGTTGACCATTTCATACGCTCCGTTGTTCAGGACTCGGGGCCTTCCACTGCCAGAACCTGCGGCGCCGTGCTCTCCTGGATGTTCAAGGTTGCCCTGCGCCACGATGCCGTCGTCGTGAACCCGGTTCTCGGGGTATCGATTCCCCGGCTACGGACGAAGAAGCCTCAGGCCCTGGATGTCTTGCAATATCAGGATCTCCGGAAGAAACTCATTGCGTGGGAGCAAGCACCCGCACTCGGCAGGCCACGTTCACAGGAACTCCACGAAATAGCGGACGGCTTGGTCGCCCTGGGTGTCCGGCCAGGAGAGCTCTTCTCACTTCTCTGGGAAGACCTTGATTTGGAGACCAAACCACCCACCATCTTCGTCCACACCACTGTCATCAGGACCACCAACGGCGGAGTCACAATCCAGGACCATCCAAAGACCAGACACGGCATCC from Arthrobacter stackebrandtii encodes the following:
- a CDS encoding helix-turn-helix domain-containing protein, with amino-acid sequence MYEQVVATDSIAATTDEWLTPKEICSLLQIPEQTFYQWRAKGVGPHAYRIGRHLRVTRQDLNAWLAQRSES
- a CDS encoding tyrosine-type recombinase/integrase, whose product is MDGKVRRVEARGPSAAAARRALQQKLANRKTPRFGLITRTDKIDRLIEIFLVDLEASDRAARTKDKYVYMVNKHISPKIGSIRVGEATSGLVDHFIRSVVQDSGPSTARTCGAVLSWMFKVALRHDAVVVNPVLGVSIPRLRTKKPQALDVLQYQDLRKKLIAWEQAPALGRPRSQELHEIADGLVALGVRPGELFSLLWEDLDLETKPPTIFVHTTVIRTTNGGVTIQDHPKTRHGIRQLTVPDFLVQQLSERRLRQAKSAIPNPLGLIFPSSTGTVTDANNVGKIWREASDSIGYDWVTLKTFRKTNATLIARTLGPEAAAYQAGHSKVSMTQEHYIEERRGALDTRAVIDAFKPTDGSRQPPPAKQPAPKAGAQGPTAGP